In Trichocoleus desertorum NBK24, the following are encoded in one genomic region:
- a CDS encoding protein-glutamate O-methyltransferase CheR has protein sequence MIQAAIENLLRQKIGLNAAAIGSNTIARAVRHRMTKCALDDVATYLTQLQTSAAELEALIETIVVPETWFFRDREPFVLLAHYVMSEWLPAHPNQVLRILSAPCSTGEEPYSIAIALLEAGLTASQFRIDAVDISQKALQKAQQAIYDEYSFRGTAALGKQLETQAQGSEKNSFLKEQYFQRLTEGYQLHESVRKTVNFIQGNVLESQALWGQSIYNVVFCRNLLIYLDQAAREQTVCRLDQLLVKQGLFFVGHSEMGQLPSARFNPVRHSLAFAFRKLDHCPPDKAQFLQTHAQSSQKRSPAAQSHPKRDSALVQKSPELKPAHPETLASSVRSSGTNSQTGSQVIAQAIAEKSSLTAAKALADKGQLTEAVVACEVYLNRHPSCAEAYCLLGQLYQAVEQETAAEQCFRKAVYLQPQHEEALLHLVLLKEQSGDVASAKVLRQRLQRIHVSQS, from the coding sequence ATGATCCAGGCTGCAATCGAGAATTTACTCAGACAAAAAATTGGGTTGAATGCAGCTGCGATTGGCTCGAATACGATCGCTAGAGCCGTCAGACATCGCATGACTAAGTGTGCCCTAGACGATGTTGCAACTTATCTCACTCAATTACAGACCTCAGCGGCAGAACTAGAAGCGCTGATTGAAACGATTGTGGTGCCCGAAACCTGGTTTTTCCGCGATCGCGAACCCTTCGTGCTTCTGGCTCACTATGTAATGTCTGAGTGGTTGCCTGCCCACCCCAACCAAGTCTTGAGAATTTTGAGTGCGCCTTGTTCTACAGGAGAGGAGCCTTATTCCATCGCGATCGCCTTGCTGGAAGCGGGGTTGACAGCTTCACAATTTCGGATTGATGCAGTGGATATTAGCCAAAAAGCGCTGCAAAAAGCGCAACAAGCTATTTACGATGAGTATTCGTTCCGAGGCACTGCTGCGCTCGGCAAGCAGCTAGAAACTCAGGCTCAAGGCAGTGAAAAAAACAGTTTTCTCAAAGAGCAATACTTTCAGCGCCTGACAGAGGGCTACCAGCTCCATGAATCGGTGCGGAAAACAGTTAATTTTATTCAGGGAAATGTTTTAGAATCTCAGGCTTTATGGGGCCAATCAATCTACAATGTGGTGTTTTGCCGCAACTTGCTGATTTATCTGGATCAAGCTGCCAGAGAGCAAACCGTTTGTCGTTTAGATCAATTGCTGGTAAAGCAGGGATTATTCTTTGTCGGCCATTCTGAAATGGGGCAATTACCTTCCGCTCGGTTTAACCCAGTTCGACATTCGCTTGCCTTTGCTTTCCGTAAGCTAGACCATTGCCCTCCAGATAAAGCCCAATTCCTACAAACCCACGCTCAGTCTAGTCAGAAACGCAGTCCAGCGGCTCAGTCCCATCCAAAAAGAGACTCCGCCTTAGTTCAGAAATCTCCAGAGTTAAAGCCAGCGCATCCTGAGACTCTTGCTTCAAGTGTGCGGTCAAGCGGAACTAACTCCCAAACTGGCTCCCAGGTGATTGCTCAAGCGATCGCTGAAAAATCTTCTTTAACGGCTGCCAAAGCATTAGCTGATAAAGGTCAATTAACCGAGGCAGTCGTTGCTTGTGAAGTTTACCTCAACCGCCATCCTAGTTGCGCGGAAGCCTATTGTCTGTTGGGACAACTTTACCAAGCAGTAGAGCAAGAAACAGCAGCCGAGCAATGTTTTCGTAAAGCGGTTTACTTGCAGCCCCAGCATGAAGAAGCATTGTTACATCTAGTTTTATTAAAGGAACAGTCAGGGGATGTAGCAAGCGCAAAGGTTCTACGGCAGCGATTACAACGAATTCATGTTTCTCAAAGCTGA
- a CDS encoding methyl-accepting chemotaxis protein, with the protein MIGYSLPILCLVGLGGIVHVNTSNAFQRQAEEKIAQTTIIEVDQMVLGVARMVRNVRGYLLFPEDKSYIQSYDQGLELFNQAYRSLGRQTLSLERQQQVTDLAKKVNQNEAISQQIFELIDSGQLVEAKALLQSLRMDNIDEARQQIFQVEQAALQRLEKESESAQKLVVVSVLLGVIISIVFNLIVGLWLSRQVESQIAEIVDVAEKISVGDLTVKLRTSNISDRNEIGQLLLAFQRMIQGLSGFIGQVQQSGIQVTASITKLTAFGKQLEATVTEQIASTHEVVATAKQIAVTSEDLVQTMEVVAAKSQDTATSATVSQVNLAAMANTMHQLVASTTSITSRLEVIREKAQSINGVVSTITKVADQTNLLSLNAAIEAEKAGEQGLGFAVVAREIRRLADQTAVATLDIEQTVKEMQASVSTGVMEMDKFNQDVQRGVEEVGAMSRQMGQIIEQVTTLTPQFLVVTQGMETQAEGAQQISQVMSQLSDVSVQTADSLQEINRAIAQLGAVAQGLHQGIARFQVSD; encoded by the coding sequence TTGATAGGATACTCCCTACCCATTCTGTGTTTAGTAGGTTTGGGTGGAATTGTGCATGTCAACACAAGCAATGCTTTTCAAAGACAGGCAGAAGAAAAGATAGCTCAGACTACTATTATTGAGGTTGACCAAATGGTATTGGGCGTTGCCAGAATGGTCAGAAATGTTCGAGGCTATCTGCTATTTCCAGAAGATAAAAGCTATATCCAGTCTTATGATCAAGGTTTAGAACTATTCAATCAAGCCTATAGAAGTCTTGGTCGGCAAACTCTGAGCTTGGAACGCCAGCAGCAAGTAACGGATCTTGCCAAAAAGGTTAACCAAAATGAAGCAATTTCCCAACAAATTTTTGAGCTAATTGACTCAGGACAATTGGTTGAAGCTAAAGCTCTCCTTCAATCTCTACGAATGGATAATATTGACGAAGCCCGTCAACAGATTTTTCAGGTAGAGCAGGCTGCATTACAGCGCCTAGAAAAGGAATCTGAATCTGCCCAAAAACTAGTTGTTGTTTCAGTTCTTTTGGGCGTAATCATATCTATTGTTTTTAATCTCATTGTGGGGCTTTGGCTCTCTCGCCAAGTGGAGTCTCAAATCGCAGAAATTGTAGATGTTGCTGAGAAAATCTCTGTCGGTGATCTAACCGTAAAGTTGAGGACTAGTAATATTAGCGATCGCAATGAAATCGGTCAGCTTCTCCTCGCCTTTCAAAGGATGATTCAGGGTCTCAGTGGATTCATTGGGCAAGTTCAACAATCTGGGATTCAAGTGACGGCTTCTATCACCAAACTGACGGCTTTTGGGAAGCAACTAGAGGCGACTGTCACCGAACAAATCGCTTCTACCCATGAAGTAGTCGCGACCGCAAAACAAATTGCAGTGACTTCTGAAGACCTAGTACAAACGATGGAAGTCGTTGCTGCTAAGTCGCAAGATACCGCTACCAGCGCCACTGTGAGCCAGGTCAATCTCGCTGCTATGGCTAACACGATGCATCAATTGGTGGCATCAACTACCTCCATCACCTCCAGATTAGAAGTCATTCGAGAGAAGGCCCAAAGTATTAATGGTGTGGTTAGCACCATTACCAAAGTGGCTGACCAGACGAATTTACTGTCCTTAAATGCCGCGATCGAAGCGGAAAAGGCAGGAGAACAAGGGTTGGGCTTTGCGGTAGTGGCGAGAGAAATTCGTCGATTGGCCGACCAAACCGCTGTGGCGACTTTAGATATTGAGCAGACCGTTAAAGAGATGCAGGCTTCTGTCTCTACTGGGGTGATGGAAATGGATAAGTTTAACCAGGACGTGCAACGCGGGGTTGAGGAAGTGGGTGCAATGAGTCGGCAGATGGGACAGATTATTGAGCAAGTGACGACTCTAACTCCTCAATTTTTAGTTGTGACGCAGGGGATGGAAACTCAGGCAGAAGGGGCACAACAAATTAGTCAGGTGATGAGCCAGCTCAGTGATGTCTCGGTGCAAACAGCAGATTCACTGCAAGAAATTAATCGAGCGATCGCCCAGCTAGGCGCAGTGGCGCAAGGGCTACATCAAGGGATTGCTCGGTTTCAGGTCAGCGATTAG
- a CDS encoding chemotaxis protein CheW, giving the protein MLLFAIDDERYALEGQQVVEVLPLVSLTKPHQAPPCVSGLLHYRGSMIPVVDLCQLIRGRPCRSFLSTRIIVARFLTSDNQTQVLGLLAERVTQTFDAADATPIPIGMVVDTAAYLGNKVLDAQGIIQCLHVEHLLSPEQRASLPVVQ; this is encoded by the coding sequence ATGCTGCTCTTTGCAATCGATGATGAGCGTTATGCCTTGGAGGGTCAGCAGGTAGTAGAAGTGCTGCCTTTGGTGAGCCTGACAAAACCGCATCAAGCGCCCCCTTGTGTTTCTGGCCTTCTGCACTATCGAGGCTCTATGATTCCTGTTGTTGATCTATGCCAACTGATTCGGGGTCGTCCTTGTCGCTCCTTTTTAAGTACTCGGATTATTGTGGCTCGCTTTCTCACCTCAGATAACCAGACCCAAGTTTTGGGTTTACTGGCAGAAAGAGTCACGCAGACCTTTGATGCCGCAGATGCCACGCCTATCCCGATCGGAATGGTTGTAGATACAGCGGCTTATTTGGGGAATAAAGTCTTAGATGCTCAAGGCATTATCCAGTGTCTTCACGTAGAACATCTGTTGTCTCCAGAACAACGAGCTAGTCTGCCAGTCGTGCAATAA
- a CDS encoding methyl-accepting chemotaxis protein: MTPVTNINPRKAQTEGVSHLRNWIVLLCTTITLLGGIGWYVWFSAQSAQKTRVLNQRVQELSDSMIYLDEVLTMSARLAATTGDVRWEKRHRQFEPTLEANLQETMQLLPALFDSEAMTKAETATDQLIQMEHEALNLVRQGRSPAAAALLFSPEYERQKQIYAQGLQELTAAMQEFVKRSLQAQAQRSFWAAVIIIIALLLLLLLWGSVLRTLVQYIWTVKNLVGVTEEIATGDLTVQIAEGTDRQGEIGQFLAALESMTQSLNALVHQVQNSGLQITTSATQIAVSGKQLESTVIEQIAATNQVVATTQEIASTSRTLTHTMEEVAAMSQTTTGAAAKSQMSLTQMATTMQQLVSATTTISGRLETISEKANNISNVVATITKVSDQTNLLSLNAAIEAEKAGEAGRGFSVVAREIRRLADQASVATLDIEQTVHEMQSAVSTGVMEMDKFMKEVEGGVGEVNGIGRQLKEIIQQVEALVPRFITVNQGMEGQTQGAQQINEAMTQLRDTSEQTADSLKEINHAIAQLQDVAQRLNQEILRFKIS, from the coding sequence ATGACTCCAGTTACCAACATCAACCCCCGCAAGGCCCAGACTGAGGGAGTTTCTCATCTCAGAAATTGGATTGTTCTTCTATGCACGACGATTACGTTGCTAGGAGGTATCGGCTGGTACGTTTGGTTCTCTGCTCAGAGCGCTCAAAAAACTAGAGTTCTCAATCAACGGGTGCAAGAGCTGAGTGACAGCATGATCTATTTAGATGAAGTCTTAACCATGTCTGCCCGTCTGGCTGCCACCACAGGCGATGTCCGTTGGGAGAAACGTCATCGTCAGTTTGAGCCAACTTTAGAAGCTAATCTTCAAGAGACGATGCAGCTCCTACCTGCATTATTCGACAGTGAAGCAATGACAAAAGCCGAAACCGCGACTGATCAGTTGATTCAAATGGAACACGAAGCCCTGAACCTAGTGCGCCAAGGCAGATCACCAGCCGCTGCTGCTTTGCTATTTAGCCCCGAATACGAACGTCAAAAGCAAATTTACGCTCAAGGGCTGCAAGAATTGACAGCGGCGATGCAAGAGTTCGTGAAGCGTTCTCTACAAGCCCAAGCTCAACGATCTTTTTGGGCAGCCGTCATCATTATTATTGCTCTACTGCTGCTGTTGCTGCTCTGGGGCAGTGTGTTACGCACGCTCGTGCAATACATTTGGACCGTCAAGAATCTTGTGGGCGTCACAGAAGAAATCGCTACAGGTGATTTAACAGTTCAAATCGCTGAAGGTACAGACCGCCAAGGTGAAATTGGTCAGTTTCTAGCTGCCTTAGAGAGCATGACCCAAAGCTTAAATGCCTTGGTGCATCAGGTACAAAACTCTGGCTTGCAGATCACAACTTCAGCCACGCAAATCGCCGTTTCTGGCAAACAATTAGAATCTACTGTCATCGAGCAAATTGCGGCCACAAATCAGGTAGTTGCGACTACCCAGGAAATTGCCTCAACTTCTCGCACCTTAACTCACACGATGGAAGAGGTTGCTGCTATGTCGCAAACCACTACAGGTGCTGCGGCCAAAAGCCAAATGAGCTTGACCCAGATGGCAACCACGATGCAGCAATTAGTCAGTGCCACCACTACGATTTCTGGCAGATTAGAAACGATTAGTGAAAAGGCAAATAACATCAGCAATGTTGTTGCCACCATTACAAAGGTTTCTGATCAAACCAATCTCCTCTCCCTCAATGCCGCGATCGAAGCTGAAAAAGCAGGGGAAGCTGGTCGAGGTTTCAGCGTAGTTGCTAGAGAAATTCGTCGTCTTGCGGATCAAGCTTCCGTAGCTACCCTAGATATTGAACAGACCGTTCATGAAATGCAGTCAGCTGTTTCCACAGGCGTTATGGAAATGGACAAATTTATGAAGGAAGTAGAAGGTGGCGTGGGAGAGGTGAATGGCATTGGTCGCCAACTGAAAGAAATTATTCAGCAGGTAGAGGCTTTAGTACCCAGATTTATCACGGTCAATCAAGGCATGGAGGGGCAGACTCAAGGTGCTCAACAAATTAATGAAGCTATGACCCAACTGCGAGATACCTCTGAACAGACGGCAGATTCTCTTAAGGAAATTAATCACGCGATCGCGCAATTGCAAGATGTAGCCCAGAGATTAAATCAGGAAATCCTACGTTTCAAAATTAGTTGA
- a CDS encoding hybrid sensor histidine kinase/response regulator, with protein MLELFRMEVEAQATVLNHGLLELETNPGMPETLESLMRAAHSIKGAARIIDLEVGVKLAHVMEDCFTSAQMGVVTLAAAQIDVLLQGVDLLLRLSCVPETQLQAWLAEQADGIEALLSAIATLLDPQPQPLANELPAISDLTVPIELTPVVAVAPEKFNAASILEAEAIAAHVSPLMVEPVTVQGSVTSTGAIAEPMVPIQASPMTKTMPFGSAGGQGADTQDRVVRVSADNLSRLMGLAGESLVEANWLQPFADSLLKLRRQQTELSTLIEKLQGSLAEQSLNQRSENYLNAVRQQASSCREMLSDRLNELELFARRSANLSDRLYREVLASHMRPFADGVQAFPRMVRDLGRQLDKQIRFEVLGKATDVDRDILEKLEAPLTHLLRNAIDHGIEPMAERLAAGKPAEGLVRLEAVHQGGMLSITVSDDGRGMDFERLRTKIVSKQLVSPEMAPQLTEAELIEFLFLPGFSTNDTVTELSGRGVGLNIVQNMIQEVGGSLRAVSKLGKGMTFYLQLPLTLSVIRTLLVEIAGEPYALPLTRIDRIAMVEPEAIAVAENRQFFTIDGQNIGLVVGHQVLELPAFAYDAKALPVIVISDRLSCYGLVVDRFLGERDLVVRPLDSRLGKVKNISAAALLEDGSPVLLIDVEDIVRSIDHLLTNGQLSHISRKTAKVATKAQKRVLVVDDSITVREMERKLLQNKGYAVEVAVNGVDGWNAIRTGHFDLIVTDIDMPRMNGIELIAQLKQHATLKALPVIIVSYKDREEDRMRGLEVGADYYLTKSSFHDDTLLNAVRDLIGEAIA; from the coding sequence ATGCTGGAATTGTTCCGGATGGAGGTGGAAGCCCAAGCCACGGTTTTAAACCACGGTCTGCTAGAGCTGGAAACTAATCCTGGAATGCCTGAGACGCTGGAATCGCTGATGCGGGCTGCTCACTCGATCAAAGGAGCCGCACGAATTATTGATTTAGAGGTGGGCGTCAAATTGGCTCATGTCATGGAAGACTGCTTTACCAGTGCCCAAATGGGCGTTGTGACCTTGGCAGCGGCACAAATTGATGTGTTGCTACAAGGCGTTGATTTGCTGTTACGACTGAGTTGTGTGCCAGAAACCCAGCTTCAGGCTTGGCTGGCAGAACAGGCTGATGGAATTGAAGCGTTGTTGTCTGCGATCGCCACTTTACTAGATCCCCAACCGCAACCCCTAGCCAACGAGCTACCAGCAATTTCTGACCTTACAGTTCCAATTGAGTTAACGCCAGTAGTAGCTGTTGCACCTGAGAAATTTAATGCCGCATCGATTCTAGAAGCAGAAGCGATCGCAGCTCACGTTTCCCCGCTCATGGTCGAGCCAGTGACGGTTCAGGGGTCAGTAACTTCTACGGGTGCGATCGCTGAGCCAATGGTTCCGATTCAGGCATCCCCGATGACTAAAACCATGCCCTTCGGTTCGGCGGGGGGACAGGGAGCCGACACCCAAGATCGGGTGGTTCGAGTCAGTGCCGACAACCTCAGCCGCTTGATGGGGTTAGCCGGAGAGTCTCTAGTCGAAGCGAACTGGTTACAGCCCTTTGCCGATTCACTACTGAAGCTGAGACGGCAGCAAACCGAACTGTCTACGTTAATCGAAAAGCTGCAAGGATCGCTAGCTGAACAGAGCCTAAATCAGCGTAGTGAAAACTACCTGAATGCGGTACGGCAACAAGCTAGTAGTTGTCGGGAGATGCTGAGCGATCGCTTAAATGAACTAGAGCTATTTGCCCGCCGTTCTGCCAATTTGTCCGATCGCCTCTATCGCGAAGTGCTGGCGAGTCACATGCGCCCTTTTGCCGATGGGGTGCAGGCATTTCCTCGGATGGTGCGAGATTTGGGCAGACAGTTAGACAAGCAGATCCGCTTTGAGGTCTTGGGCAAAGCCACGGATGTAGACCGGGACATCTTAGAGAAGCTAGAAGCGCCGCTGACTCACCTACTTCGTAATGCAATTGATCACGGCATTGAGCCGATGGCAGAGCGTTTGGCAGCGGGTAAACCAGCAGAAGGGTTAGTGCGCCTAGAAGCAGTGCATCAGGGTGGAATGCTCTCGATCACTGTGTCGGACGATGGGCGAGGCATGGATTTTGAGCGTTTACGCACCAAAATTGTCAGCAAGCAATTGGTCAGCCCTGAGATGGCTCCTCAACTGACAGAAGCGGAGCTGATTGAATTTCTGTTCTTACCAGGTTTTTCCACCAACGACACTGTGACCGAGCTTTCGGGACGGGGTGTGGGGTTGAATATTGTGCAGAACATGATCCAGGAAGTTGGGGGGAGCCTGCGAGCCGTCTCCAAACTGGGTAAAGGCATGACCTTTTACCTGCAATTGCCCTTAACTCTATCGGTCATTCGCACGCTCTTGGTAGAAATCGCTGGGGAGCCTTATGCCTTACCGTTGACTCGCATTGACCGCATTGCGATGGTGGAACCAGAGGCGATCGCCGTAGCCGAGAACCGCCAGTTCTTCACCATCGACGGACAAAATATTGGGCTAGTCGTGGGCCATCAGGTTCTAGAGCTACCTGCCTTTGCCTACGATGCCAAGGCGCTGCCTGTGATTGTGATCAGCGATCGCCTCAGTTGTTATGGCTTGGTCGTCGATCGGTTTCTGGGTGAGCGAGATTTAGTCGTCAGACCGCTCGATTCGCGCTTGGGCAAAGTGAAAAATATTAGCGCTGCGGCCCTTTTAGAAGACGGTTCCCCAGTGCTGCTGATCGATGTAGAAGACATAGTGCGCTCGATTGATCACTTGTTAACCAATGGTCAGCTCAGCCACATTAGCCGCAAAACTGCCAAGGTAGCGACCAAGGCTCAAAAGCGGGTTTTGGTCGTTGACGATTCCATCACTGTGCGCGAAATGGAGCGGAAGTTATTACAAAACAAAGGGTACGCGGTTGAGGTGGCAGTCAATGGAGTCGATGGCTGGAATGCCATTCGTACAGGTCATTTTGATTTGATTGTGACCGACATTGACATGCCCCGGATGAATGGAATTGAGTTGATCGCCCAGCTAAAGCAACATGCCACCCTCAAGGCTTTACCCGTGATTATTGTTTCTTACAAAGATCGAGAAGAAGACCGGATGCGAGGACTCGAAGTGGGAGCGGACTACTACCTGACCAAGAGCAGTTTCCACGATGACACGCTCCTAAATGCAGTGCGCGATCTCATCGGTGAGGCGATCGCATGA
- a CDS encoding chemotaxis protein CheW gives MNQPNLSSSNLPSASERCWNHIGVSGDRSCPELVEMIHCRNCSVYAQAGRSLLEREIPASYLLEWTSSLAEEKTEPTAGTLSVVIFRLGREWLALPALLFQEITPITSVRTLPHRSNQIFQGLVNIRGELQLCVSLRDLLGIEQATVHSTNQQVTYQRMVVVQSQKSSWVFPADEVYGVQSIRLDEIRNLPATLSNAKDTYTKGIINWQNHSVSYLDDELLFYTLNRRIL, from the coding sequence ATGAATCAACCCAACCTGTCCTCTTCCAACCTACCCTCTGCCTCGGAACGTTGCTGGAATCACATTGGTGTCTCCGGCGATCGCTCCTGTCCAGAACTTGTAGAAATGATCCATTGTCGCAACTGCTCTGTCTATGCTCAGGCGGGCCGCAGTTTGCTAGAGCGAGAAATTCCAGCCAGTTATCTGCTGGAGTGGACTAGCTCTTTAGCTGAAGAGAAAACGGAACCTACAGCGGGCACTCTATCAGTAGTCATCTTTCGCTTGGGTCGTGAGTGGTTAGCTTTACCCGCACTCTTATTTCAAGAAATTACACCGATTACTTCTGTCCGGACGTTGCCCCATCGGAGCAATCAGATCTTTCAAGGTTTGGTGAACATTCGCGGGGAACTGCAATTGTGTGTCTCCCTCCGAGATTTGCTTGGCATTGAGCAGGCAACGGTTCACTCAACCAACCAACAGGTTACTTATCAACGGATGGTGGTAGTGCAAAGCCAAAAAAGTAGTTGGGTGTTTCCGGCAGATGAAGTGTATGGAGTGCAATCTATCCGCCTAGACGAAATCCGCAATTTGCCTGCTACCCTCTCCAATGCTAAAGACACCTACACCAAAGGCATTATCAACTGGCAAAACCATAGTGTCAGCTACCTAGATGACGAGTTGCTGTTTTACACGCTGAATCGGAGGATTCTGTGA
- a CDS encoding methyl-accepting chemotaxis protein, translating into MLKNMSLQSRLIGSFGLMSAIVLVASSVGWMGISRLSKHIDTLGTNSLPSVSGIWKINEGQTQVQSSMRALVNPEISEENKEAETTRIKNSWKQIDDGFREYESAPQTSEEALLYKSQFKPHWDDWKQDHEKFLQLYEIVRQNGLTEAEVKTLNQFLALEERPSFDLVTEDLLRVLGVNAEVSRAAQLAATQDSSRASFWVLFALIAGPTVAIALGIYLSRTIAKPLGTKVANVVVVAEQISAGDLTTQVESVTDSNDEVDKLLMAFQVMTHNLNSLIRQVQQSGIQVTTSATKIAASGKQLEATVTEQVAATNEVVVTAKEIAATSGELANTMEEVATMSQETTVAAAANQEDLIRMATTMRQLVAATNSISAKLEVISDKANNINSVVNTITKVADQTNLLSLNAAIEAEKAGEYGLGFAVVAREIRRLADQTAVATLDIEQMVKEMQSSVSTGVMEMDKFTKEVGRGMEDVGNISEQLGEIIEQVQALSPRFSVVNQGMEAQSQGAQQISEAMVQLSETSVQTADALQEINRAIDQLNQAAQGLRQEISRFKVGAITLELQPLYSY; encoded by the coding sequence ATGCTTAAAAATATGTCATTGCAGAGTAGACTGATTGGCTCATTTGGCCTGATGAGCGCCATTGTTTTAGTAGCATCCTCAGTCGGATGGATGGGCATCTCCCGGCTGAGTAAGCATATTGATACATTAGGTACAAACAGTCTTCCTAGTGTGTCTGGGATTTGGAAAATTAATGAGGGACAGACTCAGGTTCAGTCATCCATGCGAGCTTTAGTCAATCCAGAAATTAGTGAAGAGAATAAAGAAGCCGAAACGACCCGCATCAAGAATTCTTGGAAACAAATTGATGATGGGTTTAGAGAATATGAGTCAGCTCCCCAAACATCTGAAGAGGCACTTTTGTATAAAAGCCAGTTTAAACCCCATTGGGATGATTGGAAGCAAGATCATGAAAAATTTCTTCAGCTTTATGAAATTGTAAGACAAAACGGTTTAACTGAAGCTGAGGTCAAGACCCTTAACCAGTTTCTTGCCCTTGAGGAGCGTCCATCATTTGATTTGGTTACAGAAGATTTATTGAGAGTTTTGGGCGTTAATGCTGAAGTTTCTAGAGCTGCTCAGCTTGCAGCGACTCAAGATAGTAGTCGGGCATCTTTTTGGGTGTTGTTTGCACTGATCGCGGGTCCTACAGTGGCGATCGCCCTAGGCATCTATCTCAGTCGCACGATCGCGAAGCCTTTGGGGACAAAAGTTGCCAATGTTGTAGTTGTGGCAGAGCAGATTTCGGCTGGAGATTTAACCACTCAAGTTGAGAGCGTGACTGACAGTAACGATGAGGTTGACAAGCTACTTATGGCTTTTCAGGTCATGACTCATAATCTCAATTCTTTAATTCGGCAGGTACAACAATCTGGCATTCAAGTCACAACTTCTGCGACAAAAATTGCAGCTTCTGGTAAGCAATTGGAAGCCACTGTGACAGAACAGGTTGCTGCCACTAATGAAGTGGTTGTAACTGCAAAAGAAATTGCGGCTACTTCTGGAGAACTTGCCAACACGATGGAAGAAGTTGCCACCATGTCTCAAGAAACGACTGTGGCGGCAGCTGCCAATCAAGAAGATTTGATCCGGATGGCAACAACCATGCGTCAGCTAGTGGCAGCGACCAACTCCATTTCTGCCAAGCTGGAAGTTATTAGCGATAAAGCAAACAACATTAATAGTGTGGTCAACACCATTACGAAGGTGGCCGATCAGACGAACCTCCTGTCACTTAATGCCGCGATCGAAGCCGAAAAAGCAGGGGAATATGGGTTGGGCTTTGCGGTGGTAGCGAGAGAAATCCGACGCTTAGCGGACCAAACCGCTGTGGCTACTCTTGACATTGAGCAGATGGTAAAAGAGATGCAATCTTCAGTCTCCACCGGAGTCATGGAGATGGATAAGTTTACCAAAGAAGTAGGTCGAGGCATGGAAGATGTGGGCAATATCAGTGAGCAGTTAGGGGAAATTATTGAGCAAGTGCAAGCCCTATCCCCCCGATTTTCGGTGGTGAATCAAGGCATGGAAGCTCAGTCTCAGGGAGCACAGCAAATCAGCGAAGCAATGGTTCAGTTAAGTGAAACTTCTGTGCAAACGGCTGACGCTTTGCAGGAAATCAACCGAGCGATCGATCAGTTAAACCAAGCAGCTCAAGGCTTGCGCCAAGAAATTTCTCGCTTTAAGGTAGGCGCGATCACCCTGGAACTACAACCACTCTATAGCTACTAA